A single genomic interval of Leptotrichia trevisanii DSM 22070 harbors:
- a CDS encoding glycosyltransferase family 9 protein, with the protein MKILIIRFSSFGDVVLTTPVIRAIKERYPEAVIDFIVYNTFSEAISLNPEIRNLIIFDKKKSKDRNYIKDMVNRLKIENYDYVIDLHSKFLSRIIGKSLENRYTQYCRYKKRKWWKTILVKAKLITYNADCTIVESYFTALKKLGISFSDKNIKNGLGDNLEFYIDKKMEEEFVQKYDLKDGSYFVLAPGASKFTKKWTYYDELAKRILENESKFVKNQKKLRIFVIGGKEDANVVKADGNGQVIDLCGKISFKESGILLKHAKVAVVNDSGPFHIARAVKAKTFVFFGPTDSKLFSFEKNTFLLNNPNCPPHSLYGDDKFPKKYADCMTGISVEAVFDKIVNKYDN; encoded by the coding sequence GGGCAATTAAGGAAAGGTATCCAGAGGCTGTGATAGATTTTATAGTTTACAATACTTTTTCTGAGGCAATTTCATTGAATCCTGAAATTAGGAATTTGATAATTTTTGATAAGAAGAAAAGTAAGGATAGAAACTATATAAAAGATATGGTAAATAGGCTGAAAATAGAGAATTATGACTATGTTATTGATTTACATTCTAAATTTTTGTCCAGAATTATTGGAAAAAGTCTTGAAAATAGATACACTCAGTATTGCCGGTATAAAAAGAGAAAATGGTGGAAAACTATACTTGTGAAGGCAAAACTTATTACATACAATGCTGATTGTACAATTGTTGAAAGTTATTTTACAGCGTTGAAAAAATTGGGGATAAGTTTTTCTGATAAAAATATAAAAAATGGGCTTGGTGATAATCTGGAATTTTATATTGACAAAAAAATGGAAGAAGAATTTGTACAAAAATATGATTTGAAAGACGGAAGTTATTTTGTGCTGGCTCCAGGAGCTTCTAAATTTACGAAAAAGTGGACTTATTATGATGAACTGGCAAAAAGAATTCTGGAAAATGAAAGTAAGTTTGTAAAAAATCAGAAAAAATTGAGAATATTTGTAATTGGCGGGAAAGAAGATGCGAATGTTGTAAAAGCTGACGGGAATGGACAAGTTATTGATTTATGTGGAAAAATTTCCTTTAAGGAAAGCGGAATATTGCTAAAACATGCCAAAGTGGCTGTTGTAAATGATTCAGGCCCTTTTCACATAGCAAGAGCCGTAAAAGCCAAAACTTTTGTATTTTTTGGGCCGACTGACTCAAAATTATTTTCCTTTGAAAAAAATACATTTTTGTTGAATAATCCAAACTGTCCGCCACATTCACTTTATGGAGATGACAAATTTCCTAAGAAATATGCAGATTGTATGACTGGTATTTCGGTAGAAGCCGTATTTGACAAAATTGTTAATAAATATGACAATTAA